A genomic stretch from Canis lupus baileyi chromosome 3, mCanLup2.hap1, whole genome shotgun sequence includes:
- the LOC140625482 gene encoding olfactory receptor 8B8-like has product MPPGNASFVTEFILVGLTDLPDLQLPLFCLFLLMYVVTVLGNLGLITLIGLNSHLHTPMYFFLFNLSFIDFCYSSVFTPKMLTNFISKKNIISYRGCMTQLYFFCFFGISECYVLTSMAYDRYVAICNPLLYNVAMSSKVCSLLMLGSYLMAFSGAMAHTGCMLRLTFCDANTINHYFCDILPLFQLSCTSTYVNELVVFIVVGVNIIVPTVTIFVSYGFILSSILRISSTEGRSKAFSTCSSHIIAVSLFFGSGAFMYLKPSSVGSMDEGKISSVFYTNVVPLMNPFIYSLRNKDVKCSVRKTLSRRQF; this is encoded by the coding sequence ATCTCCAGCTCCCCCTGTTCTGCCTGTTTCTACTCATGTATGTGGTCACTGTGCTGGGAAATTTAGGCTTGATCACTCTAATTGGGTTGAATTCAcacctccacacccccatgtacttttTCCTCTTCAATTTGTCCTTCATAGACTTCTGTTATTCTTCTGTGTTTACACCCAAAATGCTGACTAACTTTATATCCAAGAAGAATATCATCTCCTACAGGGGGTGCATGACCCAgctttactttttctgtttttttggcaTTTCTGAATGCTATGTGCTGACATCCATGGCCTATgatcgctatgtggccatctgtaacCCACTTTTGTATAATGTTGCCATGTCCTCTAAAGTGTGTTCCCTCCTTATGCTTGGTTCATATTTGATGGCATTCTCAGGTGCCATGGCCCACACTGGATGCATGCTGAGACTGACCTTCTGTGATGCAAACACCATCAACCATTATTTTTGTGACATCCTCCCTCTATTCCAGCTCTCCTGCACCAGCACGTATGTGAATGAGTTGGTGGTTTTCATTGTGGTGGGCGTCAACATCATTGTGCCCACTGTCACCATCTTTGTGTCTTATGGTTTCATCCTTTCCAGCATCCTGCGCATCAGCTCCACTGAAGGCAGGTCCAAAGCTTTCAGCACCTGCAGTTCCCACATAATTgctgtttctttgttctttggaTCAGGTGCATTTATGTATCTTAAACCATCTTCTGTTGGGTCTATGGATGAGGGGAAAATCTCCTCTGTCTTTTATACCAATGTGGTTCCCTTGATGAACCCGTTCATTTACAGCTTGAGAAATAAAGATGTTAAATGTTCTGTGAGAAAAACTCTGAGTAGGAGGCAGTTTTGA